ATTCTTAATCCCAAAACAAAAAAACCTTTCGCCAATGTTTCACAAGGTTCCAGAAAAGATGTGCGGGATGCGGTAACCGCCGCGCGAAAAGCTTTTCCGGGATGGAGTTCCAAAACCGCCTACAACCGCGGACAA
The nucleotide sequence above comes from Deltaproteobacteria bacterium. Encoded proteins:
- a CDS encoding aldehyde dehydrogenase family protein, whose protein sequence is MNPRAPILKTYKLFIGGQFPRTESGRYFQILNPKTKKPFANVSQGSRKDVRDAVTAARKAFPGWSSKTAYNRGQ